One Deinococcus radiopugnans ATCC 19172 genomic window, ATTGAGGACATCTGGTACTACATTTCCCCGATCAACACGGTGCCCACCGTCGTGGCCGGGCGTTATGTCGTCTTGGGCCTGTACAGGTAGGCCCCACTTCACCCCAGCCACGTCGCACCGTCCAGGGCCTGACGGCTCGGCAATGGGTGACGGGGCCAGGCGCGCAAACGGGGCGGCAGGGGCTTGGGAGCAGGGCACAGTCGACGGGGTTCCTGCAACCCATGCACAATGGACGCATGACTTGCCGTGACGAAATTCTCGCTGTCGCCCGCAAGTTGTGTCGTGAGCGCACGGAAGGAACCTTTACGACCCAGGAGATCGTCGCTGCCATGCGCGAACGCGGCACCCGCCACCTGGACACCACCATCCGCCGCCACGTCGCCACCGAGATGTGCAGCAACGCCGTCGGCCCAGGGGCGGGGAAATACCAGGACCTGGAACGCGTGGGGCGCGGTCTGTTTCGGCTGCTCTGACGTCACGCCTGCCCTCCCCGCTGACGGTCTCGCAGCAGGCCCACCACGCGCCGCGCCTCGGTCACCAGCGCCAGCGCCGGGGGCGGCTCGCGCAGGACGTGGGCGTGGAGGCCGTACTGGTCGTGCAGTTCGGCGTGCTTCTCCACCAGCGCGGCCAGACCCAGCGGGGTGCCGGGCAGGGCCAGCAGATAGGTCATGTCTGGGAAGCCCTGCGGAATGTGGGAGCGTGAAACGCGGCCCCAGCCAAGAATCACCAGGGCGGCGTCGGTTTTGACCGGGTACCGGCCGTGGCGGGTCAGGACGTCGCTGATCTGGGCCTCGGTCTGGGCTTCGCTGAGGTCAGGCATGGGTCCGCCGCCTCGCCCGGCCTTTCGCACCCTCGGCCCTCTCGGGCGTAGCCTCAGCCGCATGACGCCACCGATGTATCCCATCACCTCGAAGACGTTCCCGCGGACAGGCATCCTTGAGATTCCCTGCCTGAGCGCGGTGGCGTATGACGGCCACACGGCGCTTCTCCAGCCCGAGGGGATGACCGTGCCGTTCGACGTCTCTGACCTGACGCCAGACGAAGTTGAGGGCGTGGTCCGCGAGCAGGGGCGCGACGTGCAGCTTCGGGGCCTGGCTGCCCTGGACACCCGCTGGATGCTCGAACTTCCGGACGTCACCTTTCGTCCACCGTACCGCAAGCCGCTGGGCGTGCGGATAGAGGGGGTCTGGTACTACGCGTGGCCGCTGCGCTGGGACGAGACGTCCGGCGCGGGGGCACACACCGTGGTGGGCCTGTCGAATTAGCGTCACCGCCGCCCCGCCGCTTGCCGGATGCGCGCCAGCGTGCCCTGCACCCGCGCACTCTCCACCTCGGCGCGGTACTGCGGCCCGTCGAACACCACCCACTCACAGGCGTGCTGGATGCGGTCAAAGGCGCGGTCCCCCATCGCGGCCTCCAGCTCTTTCTTGCTGAGGTTGGCGGTGATCACCGTGGGCTTGCGGGCGTTGTAGCGCGCGCCGATCACGCGGGTGAACAGCTTGCGCTCGATCTCGCCCTCCTTGCTGCCGCCTGCGCCCACGTCGTCCAGCACCAGCAGGTCCGGCCCGGCCAGCGTGGCGACGTGCTCGGCCTGGGTGCGGGCGCGGCGGGTGTAATCGCTTTGGACCTCGTCCACCCACTCGGCCCAGCTCACCACCAGCGCGGAATGCCCGGCGTCGATGGCGTCCCTGGCCAGCAGCCCCTCGGTCTGGGTCTTACCGCGGCCCTTGAGGTCCACCATCGCCACGTTGATGCAGTCGGCCAGCATATCCGCGACGCTCTCCCCCAGGGCGCGGGCCATGCGCCAGCTCTCGTGCTCGATCTGGACGTTCTTCCAGCCCAGGTGGTACAGGGTGCCCTGCACCCCGGCGCGTGCGTACTGGGCGGCCAGGCGGGCGGTGTGGGCACATGAGATCCAGTTCGATCATCTGGAGCGCCACATCCTGCCGGTCCTCGACAAGGAGCGGCTGCAGAAGCTCTCCCCCGCCCACCTGCGCCGCCTGTTCAACGGCCTGAACCGGGCGGGTCTGGGCGCGTCCTCTCAGCGCCAGGTGCGTCAGTTCCTGATCTCTGCCCTGAGGGATGCCCAGCGCCTGGAACTGGTCACCCGCAACGTGACCGAGGTGGTCAAGCCGACGCCAGCCCGGGGCAAGGAACAGGGCGCGCTGCCTAGCTTCACCGCCGAGGAAGCCGCCGCGTTCGCCGGGGCAGCGGCGGCAGACCACCGGGAGGCGCCGCTGCTGTTCGCGCTCTCGACGGGAATGCGCCGCGGTGAGGCGGTGGGGCTGCGCTGGCAGGACGTATCCGGACGCGGCCCAGGCCCACGTGCGCGAGATCGTGGCCGAGGGCCTGCACGGCGTGATCCTCACCTCACCCAAGACCAGCAAGTCCCGCCGGACGGTCTACCTCTCCCCTGACACGGTGACGCTGCTGCGCGGGGTGCTGGCCCAGCAGGCCCTGCACAAGGCGGCGCTGAACGGCGCGGTGCGCGGGCACCGCCGGGACTACCAGCGCAGGCGGCCCTGAGGCGACAGCGGGCGGGTGTTCGTGAATTCGTTCGGCAA contains:
- a CDS encoding DUF7669 domain-containing protein gives rise to the protein MTCRDEILAVARKLCRERTEGTFTTQEIVAAMRERGTRHLDTTIRRHVATEMCSNAVGPGAGKYQDLERVGRGLFRLL
- a CDS encoding ATP-binding protein, with product MQGTLYHLGWKNVQIEHESWRMARALGESVADMLADCINVAMVDLKGRGKTQTEGLLARDAIDAGHSALVVSWAEWVDEVQSDYTRRARTQAEHVATLAGPDLLVLDDVGAGGSKEGEIERKLFTRVIGARYNARKPTVITANLSKKELEAAMGDRAFDRIQHACEWVVFDGPQYRAEVESARVQGTLARIRQAAGRR